The following coding sequences lie in one Isoalcanivorax indicus genomic window:
- a CDS encoding NADPH:quinone oxidoreductase family protein, whose product MRALQVEVFGDPSALKVSEVPERPPGKGEVMLAMAGVGIGYFDGLLVKGEYQIKPPLPFVPGSAIAGVVAQVGEGVSHLKVGDHVTSFALLGGIAEKVTLPAMSCFPLPKEVPLLDAANYFIAYATGLYGLRECGRLKEGETLLVLGGSGTTGSTAIELGKAMGAKVIACASTEAKRQRCLDAGADVAVDYTAEDWRKQVKAAAPAGVDVVYDPVGGATAEPALRLMAPGGRFLVVGFVTGIASVPLNLPLLKRCSVIGVNWGGEVMGNPAVVPPVISQLVEWTLAGKLRTAPDHVYPMDQAGEAFAALFERRSSGKIVITP is encoded by the coding sequence ATGCGTGCGCTACAAGTAGAAGTATTCGGAGATCCGTCGGCCCTCAAGGTGTCAGAGGTGCCAGAACGGCCACCGGGCAAGGGTGAAGTGATGCTGGCCATGGCTGGCGTCGGAATCGGCTATTTCGATGGCTTGCTGGTCAAGGGGGAATACCAGATCAAACCGCCGCTGCCGTTTGTGCCGGGCAGCGCCATCGCCGGCGTGGTGGCGCAGGTGGGTGAGGGGGTCAGTCATCTGAAGGTGGGCGACCATGTCACCAGCTTTGCGTTGCTGGGCGGGATTGCCGAAAAGGTGACGCTGCCCGCCATGTCCTGCTTTCCGTTGCCCAAAGAGGTGCCGCTGCTGGATGCGGCCAACTATTTCATAGCTTACGCCACCGGGCTGTACGGTTTGCGCGAGTGTGGCCGCCTGAAGGAAGGCGAAACCCTGCTGGTGCTCGGCGGCTCGGGCACCACCGGCTCCACCGCCATCGAGTTGGGCAAGGCCATGGGTGCGAAGGTGATTGCCTGCGCCTCCACTGAAGCGAAGCGCCAGCGCTGTCTGGATGCCGGTGCGGACGTGGCGGTGGACTATACCGCCGAGGACTGGCGCAAGCAGGTCAAGGCCGCGGCCCCCGCCGGGGTGGATGTCGTCTATGACCCCGTTGGCGGGGCTACTGCCGAACCGGCGTTGCGGTTGATGGCCCCCGGCGGTCGTTTCCTGGTGGTCGGTTTTGTGACCGGCATCGCCAGTGTGCCGCTCAATTTGCCGCTGCTGAAACGTTGTTCGGTCATCGGGGTCAACTGGGGAGGCGAGGTGATGGGTAATCCCGCCGTGGTGCCGCCGGTGATTTCCCAGCTGGTGGAATGGACCCTGGCAGGCAAGCTGCGCACGGCACCAGATCACGTTTATCCGATGGATCAGGCCGGTGAGGCCTTTGCGGCGCTGTTCGAGCGTCGTTCCAGCGGTAAGATCGTCATTACCCCTTAA